From Capricornis sumatraensis isolate serow.1 chromosome 19, serow.2, whole genome shotgun sequence:
ttggcagaACCGGCTCTTCCTGCCTCTGGGTCCTGGGTTTGGATTTCGGGTCAAGGCGGAGGGCTTCTCCTGTTCTGAGTCATCCGCCTGAAGGTAAAGTCCTTTCCTAGAAAGTATCAGGAACACGGAAACACGAGGAAGTCTAGCCGGGAACCTTTCCATTGATAGGTTGCCCAGGGCTCCCAGGGAACGCATAACGGAGAAGTGATGTGTTTACTTTTGTCTCTGCTCACTGTCCTGGGGTAAGTCGGCTGTGGGGTTGAGGGGCACACTTACTCTTGCAGGGTTTCAGTTTTTGAGTGTGAGGTGTCATCAGAGCCCCCAGCTGCCTTCCCCTGGCGGATGGTATTTCTGTCTGTGGCCTTGCATCTTTACCCACCAGATCCGTGGCCCTGTAATCATCACCCTGTGCACTTGTCATTTCTGTCTTATGTATGCAGATCTAGAATTCCATCTGGTAGCGTTTGTGTACAGAGAGCATTCTTTTTAAGGCGGCGTTGATTTTGAGGCCTCATCGTCTGTTGCCTGGAGAGATCTGGGCTTGAATCAAGAGGTGTCTCCCTTAATCTTGAGATGCTCCCAGGGCTTTGTTCTCGGCCATGAAACAGTCAAGACAGGATGATAGGTGAAGGGGTTTGTTAGGAGGGAAGAGGATGGTAAAAACAGGTTTTTCTCTCCTACGCATGGGGTCTGCACTCAGAATGCACCTTGGTTTTTACAGGGTGGCTGCTCCAAATCGCCTAATAAAGTCAAGTCCCATTCTTTGCCCAAATCTTGTCTTTTCACATGTGTTAAAAACCCAAGCTTGAGTGTTAGAAAACCCACATCTcagttccccaccccacccacccgcTCACGTCCTGCCTCAGACCAGAACTGGTCCAAGACTTTTAGAGGGAAAAGGGTCACTTGCTTCAAAGAGCGCAGCTTTAAGGCAAACCTGGTGCCATGTGTTCGACCAGCGCGCACACCTCTCCACTTGCCCTTTGCCAGCGCTGCATCTGGCCTGTCAACCGACGCCTGGAGCCCCAGCTTTGGTTCCTGTGCCAGGTGGCCATTCGGAATCGACTAAGTTAGACACAGGAAGCTTTAGGCAGCAGCAGCTGTTACACCAAACCACTAGGCTGTGAGATACCCATCGCTGGCTCCGTTCCTTCACTTACTGAGAAAACATGTACCGAGGGCGTGTATACCGTCGCcgtgctgggtgctggggagagGCCGTGAACAAGCAGTTCTGCTGCGCATCGTCATGCCGCCTGACGGGGAAAGATTCCCGTCTGTCTGGGAAGAGACAAGATCTGCCCTGCCTGTAAGGGAGGGGGACCAGGAGGGTTTCCTCGGTGACGCCCTGGAATTTGGGTTGTAGAAGATGGTGGCTCTCTTCAAGTCTCACCTTGAGAAAACAATTGATACTaagctttttaaacatttctaagtaaatttccttctttatttctccCTACCTGGTAGAGACACAAAATATCCTgggaataaaaagcaaacaagatTAGCTAGAATTGCAGAATCAATCAGGCAGGAACCAGGTTGGGAAAATGACAGATGGTGGTTTTCTAGAAAGGTTGAGAGCCCCTGGCTTCCTGTCCTGCTTGCAGCTAGAGGGGGTCTGCAGAGGCAGAGAGGGGTCTGTGTGGCAGGTGTGTTGGATGGAAGGATACAGTTTGTTGCCCTAAAAAACATCGAGAAGCCCCCACATCCTGGGCAGATCTCCCTCTGCCAGACAAGTCTCTAACAGACCGTCTCCCCTTCAAGGTACATATATTTAGGGACCAAGTTTTTTGTTACCAGTTTGTTTCTAAGTTCATGAGGACAGCCGTGGGATGATTAAAAACCTACAATAAATGGTTTATTTGCTTTGCCCTCAGAGTGGCCCCACAACGACCACCCTGTACCCTCTGGCCCATGCCAGCCCCCAGGCCTCTCCTCACCTCTGAGAACCTTGAGCCTGCCTGGTATGGCCTCCCTCAGTGTCCCGCCCCCAAACCAGCAAACCCTTCTGAACCTTGCCACTTCCACGCCTCAGGACTCAGCCTGGAGATGCACTTTCGGTCGTCCACCTGCCGCTCGCCTCCACCTCCCTGCAGAGCTCAGGACCTTGCTCTTCTGTGGTTTTCTCCCTCGATTTCTAGTCCCTCCCTctctactggctccttcctgcaaCTTCCCTCTAGTGTTCCTAGAGCCTCAGACTCGCGAGTCCAGAATTCActcccccacctgcctcccttgATCTCCTGTGACCAGCGTGCTGGTGACAGGTGAATTTCTTTTTCGTGAGTAGCACCGCCATCCACTAGGTCTCACCCAACCCGGAAACCTGGGAGTCACCCAAGACTTCCTCCTTCCAATCCCTTAGAGCCATTCGGGAACCAGGCCCTACAGAATTCTTAGCCATTTGGGAATACAAGCGCCCATGGAGTGTCGAGAGCAGGACTGATCCGGCTCTGGGCACACTTGTGCCACTAACCACACACCCTCACTCTATTATTAGAGATTTTACAACTTGAGGGAGGTCATCATGAGACTTCCTCTTGTTTTCCATGGACTTCTCCTTCCCTGTGAGTTGCATTTCTGGTTTGCAGTAACCCGTAAAGCTGAGAGTTGCAGCGTCTGTGGCAAGGTTACTCTGCACAGGCAGCATGCTAATCAGCTCTACATGCAGGTCTGAGTCCTGACAACCACCCTGTGAGGTAGTCAGTTATCCCCAGTTTACAGAGGaggacctggaggcccagaggagAGGTTCAGTTTCTAACTTgcccagctgctgctgccgctgctgctgctactaagtcgcttcagtcttgtctgactctgtgtgaccccatagacggcagcccaccaggctcccccatccctgggattctccaggcaagaacactggagtgggttaccatttccttctccaatgcatgaaggtgaaaagtgaaagtgaagtcgctcagtcgtgtccgactcttggcgaccccatggactgtagcctaccaggctcctccatccatgggattttccaggcaagagtactggagtggggtgccattgccttctccgaacttgCCCAGTACCTGTCGCTTAACCACTCTACTCCTGAAGTCAAATAACcccactgcattaaaaaaaaaaaaaagttttttttgccatgccacatggcaggtgggatcttagttccccaaccagggattgaaccagagcccCTGCCTtgtaagcacagagtcttaaccactggaccaccagagaagtccccccaCTGCATTATTAAAGCCAAAAGAAATCCCTAAGGAACAAATGGAAAGAACAAGGACACATTAACATCGGCATagtggctactcattccagtctTCTCCCCCCGAATCAAGATGATCCACTGCTGTAACCGACCCTTTCTTGCCCATCACTGGGGTTCACCCTCCTCAACCCTCTATCCCTGATGGGAGGTCTGTCTCATAACCAGAGAGTTGGGCAGGGGGCCCCGTGTGCTGGGCTTGCCCCCTCCCACAGTCTCTCAAAGACAgacctggattttcttttttttcaaatgtaggCCATTATAacctccctgttgcttgaccttgtgaagctatttcaaatctcttGGTAGATATTAAAGTCTTTGCTTTCTCTCACTCTCTTGATAACATAGCACAAGGCCATAGAGGAAGTGGAAGTAGGATTGCATGGATGatgctcagatttttttttttttttggcagttcaATAATTTTATTCGACCATCAGCAATTAGTTCTCATCCACATTGACTGTCTGTAGATTTTTGAAAGTGGTGACGGGCACGTAGGTAACCAAAGTATAGAGCTTGTTTGGCGAGTCTTCATTACGTTTTCTGGACAACCGCACACGGATCCGGTATGGGACATTCCTGATCCCTTTGGCCCAGACGGCTTTGTTGAGCCTGGTGTCTATGCGCACATCCGGGGTTCCCATCTCCTTCATGGCAAACTTCCGGATTTCTTTGAGTGCCCTAGGGGCACGCTTCTTGAAACCCACTCCATGGATGCGCTTGTGAATGTTGATGGTGTATTCTCTTGTGACCACCTCGTTGATGGCGGACCGGCCCTTCTTCTCGCCGCCCTTCTTTGCGGGGGCCATCCTGCAAGGCCGGGGATGGAAAGGATGCTCAGATTTTGAGATAGAAGATTTCAGAGCCTAGTGGGGAGCCAGGGAGCCACGGCCtttgggcaactaagcccacaagccacaactagagGCCCGCACGCCTAGCTGCCGGGACGAGAAGCCTTGTGCAGCAACTAGAGAGTGCTGCACAATGCCGAGTGCTgctacgaagacccagcacaaccaaaattcAATTGATTTTtaaggttatttaaaaaaaaaagaacagataaaaGCAGAGATGCTCTGATAACTGCATGGTGGGAACCAAAGCTCTCTCCTGGGCTGGGTCTTTTCCCCTCTTTGCTGGTCCCTGAGGCAGCTCCGTGGAACTTCTAGGCTGGGCTGGTTGGAAAGCTAGCTGTGTGCACCCTGAAAGCGCTgggctgagttttccacattagCCCTCTTGGAACTCTTGTTCCTAAGATCCAAGAGGCTAGAAGAAATCTCCATGAGCCAGACTTGCAGCTGGATTTAGGACTCTACAGATAGAGCCCCTCTTGTCCTGTACCCCACCACAGGCTGCCCCTCCCCGGGGGGAAATCATATCTTCACGCACCTTCCATTGAATTTAAGACCCTGTATGTGTTAAAGGGAGTGAGACCTACTACACAAAATTTGTTGTCCAAACAAAATCAGATAAAATATgctgagagggacttccctggtggctcagtggttaagactctatgcttccagtgcagagggcaccagttcgatccctggtcagggaactaagatcccacatgccatgtggagCAGCCAGAAATAGCAAAGCTATAAAGTATAGtttccccaccctcttccctgaGGGTGCACCTTCTTTCCTCCTGGGCTCTCCCAGCTGCTCTCTAGTACTTC
This genomic window contains:
- the LOC138095360 gene encoding large ribosomal subunit protein eL31-like, whose product is MAPAKKGGEKKGRSAINEVVTREYTINIHKRIHGVGFKKRAPRALKEIRKFAMKEMGTPDVRIDTRLNKAVWAKGIRNVPYRIRVRLSRKRNEDSPNKLYTLVTYVPVTTFKNLQTVNVDEN